A portion of the Oscillospiraceae bacterium genome contains these proteins:
- a CDS encoding ABC transporter permease — MQKSYRKNILREMKGNASRMVSLFGIVALGVMMLTGLMSIAPSMRSAAQKYYVQQNVFDLRVLSTLGLSDQDIAAIAATPGVETVMPVKTLDLEANWQGQEERMVVQLQALQQDPAADTDANMNRLVLCSGRMPQAADECVVHVMGYQAEIAEGTVLTLPEDTEGTKHKEYTVVGLVQDPQHISTDKESSTVGNGQLNYIAYVLDGELTADYYTACYIKAENADQYDNYSQEYQDAVDQVADRLEQISDAQCVQRREQLIDTANQKLDEARQTYDDQKAEAEQKFAEAEQQLDDAQKQLDDAKAQLDAGEAQLAQQKKNLPDTMQNGADQLVDGEEQVLEFEEQLQQIQLLVNLKKVADPLLTYAQAALNNAQKALDDAEPADEEYIELRDALAKAQAAYDNINGQLQGYQAQLDEGKKQMYAQGLISSPNLDNDQLVVEAKAALRRLKLQLLEGQLQLTTGTATAYSQFEAARAQLDAGWQEYQAGVQQLADSRAEYETQKADAQQKLDEGLQQLTDAEEQVSKIKKGEWYVLDRNSTLSFVTFEQYADRMAAIARVFPVFFFLVAALVATTTMTRMVDENRLQMGTLKALGYSNASIAGKYLFYALTASVLGSMAGMVVGFLVFPSIIWYAYQLIFSLPTFTLRFYPGMAAASMAISAAVIGLATWSACRSSLKEKSAALLLPRAPVAGKRIFLEYITPLWKRMSFSQKTTARNLFRYKKRFFMTVLGVAGCTALLLIGFGLQDSLLPIVTKQSTELSHNDLTVTLSDPAAFTVEKGLTDALEGGQVENWAAVYSKSVTIYNADGESAGVSVVGAQTDSQLSRYVTFRTRQGHKAIPFEKDSVVLTEKTALNLGVEPGDSIWVENPDGERVEMTLTGVTENYMFTRLYVSNAQLQTLLGTQDIPWNTVYAQTRCDSAADRNTMRETLLACNYVTGASFTEDATSMFDNLIVSLNSVVVLIIVCAAALAAVVLYNLISVNLAERKKELATIKVLGFFDKEVYRYIFREIDLLALMGSCVGLLLGIPLHQFIIRTVEMDQLMFIRTIAPHSYLLSVALTMIFTLVVCFVMRRHVKKISMVESMKAPE; from the coding sequence GTGCAAAAAAGTTATCGCAAAAATATCCTTCGGGAGATGAAGGGCAACGCCAGCCGCATGGTGTCGCTGTTTGGCATCGTGGCCCTGGGGGTCATGATGCTGACGGGCCTTATGAGCATTGCCCCCAGTATGCGGAGCGCAGCCCAAAAATATTATGTGCAGCAAAATGTGTTTGACCTCCGGGTGCTGTCCACCCTGGGCCTTTCAGACCAGGACATTGCCGCCATTGCCGCCACCCCAGGGGTGGAGACTGTGATGCCGGTAAAGACCCTGGATCTGGAGGCCAACTGGCAGGGCCAGGAGGAGCGCATGGTGGTGCAGCTGCAGGCCCTGCAGCAGGACCCTGCAGCGGACACCGACGCCAACATGAACCGTCTGGTGCTGTGCTCCGGCCGGATGCCTCAGGCCGCCGACGAGTGCGTGGTCCATGTAATGGGCTACCAGGCCGAGATCGCTGAGGGCACCGTGCTGACCCTTCCGGAAGATACGGAGGGGACAAAACACAAGGAATATACGGTGGTGGGGCTGGTGCAGGACCCGCAGCACATTTCCACCGACAAAGAGAGCAGCACCGTGGGCAACGGTCAGCTGAACTACATCGCCTATGTGCTGGACGGGGAATTGACGGCAGATTACTACACTGCCTGTTATATCAAGGCGGAAAATGCCGACCAGTACGATAATTATTCCCAGGAGTACCAGGACGCAGTGGACCAGGTGGCGGATCGGCTGGAGCAGATCAGCGACGCCCAGTGTGTGCAGCGCCGGGAACAGCTTATCGACACCGCCAACCAGAAGCTGGACGAGGCCCGTCAGACCTACGACGACCAGAAGGCCGAGGCCGAGCAGAAATTTGCCGAGGCGGAACAGCAGCTGGACGATGCCCAGAAGCAGCTGGATGACGCCAAGGCCCAGCTGGACGCCGGAGAGGCCCAGCTGGCCCAGCAGAAAAAGAACCTGCCCGACACCATGCAGAACGGTGCCGACCAGCTGGTGGACGGCGAGGAACAGGTGCTGGAATTTGAGGAACAATTGCAGCAGATCCAGCTGCTGGTGAACCTGAAAAAGGTGGCAGACCCTCTGCTGACCTACGCCCAGGCAGCCCTGAACAACGCCCAGAAGGCTCTGGACGATGCAGAGCCTGCCGACGAGGAATACATCGAGCTGCGGGACGCCCTGGCCAAGGCCCAGGCTGCCTACGACAACATCAACGGCCAGCTCCAGGGCTACCAGGCCCAGCTGGATGAGGGCAAAAAGCAGATGTACGCCCAGGGGCTCATCTCCTCCCCCAACCTGGACAACGACCAGCTGGTGGTGGAGGCCAAGGCCGCTCTGCGGCGGCTGAAGCTGCAGCTGCTGGAAGGCCAGCTGCAGCTTACCACCGGCACCGCCACTGCCTACAGCCAGTTTGAGGCGGCCCGGGCCCAGTTGGACGCCGGGTGGCAGGAGTATCAGGCCGGGGTGCAGCAGCTGGCAGACTCCCGTGCCGAGTATGAGACCCAAAAGGCCGATGCCCAGCAAAAGCTGGACGAGGGCCTGCAGCAGCTCACCGACGCTGAGGAGCAGGTGAGCAAGATCAAAAAGGGCGAGTGGTATGTGCTGGACCGCAACAGCACCCTGAGCTTTGTGACCTTTGAGCAGTACGCCGACCGGATGGCTGCCATTGCCCGGGTGTTCCCGGTGTTCTTCTTCCTGGTGGCGGCCCTGGTGGCTACCACCACCATGACCCGTATGGTGGACGAGAACCGCCTCCAGATGGGCACCCTGAAGGCCCTGGGCTACTCCAACGCCAGCATTGCAGGCAAGTACCTGTTCTATGCCCTTACTGCCAGCGTGCTGGGCAGCATGGCCGGTATGGTGGTGGGCTTTTTGGTGTTCCCCAGCATTATCTGGTACGCCTATCAGCTGATCTTCAGCCTGCCCACCTTCACCCTGCGGTTCTACCCGGGCATGGCAGCCGCCAGCATGGCCATCAGTGCCGCCGTCATCGGCCTGGCTACCTGGAGTGCCTGCCGCTCCAGCCTGAAGGAAAAAAGTGCAGCACTGCTGCTGCCCCGGGCTCCCGTGGCAGGCAAGCGCATCTTCCTGGAGTACATCACCCCGCTGTGGAAGCGTATGAGCTTCTCCCAAAAGACCACCGCCCGGAACCTGTTCCGGTATAAGAAGCGGTTCTTTATGACGGTGCTGGGTGTGGCAGGCTGTACGGCCCTGCTGCTCATTGGCTTCGGCCTCCAGGACTCCCTGCTGCCCATCGTCACCAAGCAGTCCACAGAGCTGTCCCACAACGACCTGACCGTCACCCTCAGTGACCCTGCCGCCTTTACGGTGGAAAAGGGTCTGACCGATGCCCTGGAGGGGGGCCAGGTGGAGAACTGGGCGGCGGTGTACAGCAAGTCTGTGACCATCTACAATGCCGACGGAGAAAGTGCCGGCGTCAGCGTGGTGGGTGCCCAGACCGACAGCCAGCTGAGCCGCTATGTGACCTTCCGCACCCGGCAGGGCCACAAGGCCATCCCCTTTGAAAAGGACAGCGTGGTGCTGACAGAAAAGACCGCCCTGAACCTGGGGGTGGAGCCGGGAGACTCCATCTGGGTGGAGAACCCTGACGGAGAACGGGTGGAGATGACCCTGACCGGTGTGACGGAGAACTATATGTTCACCCGGCTGTATGTGTCCAATGCCCAGCTGCAGACCCTGCTGGGCACCCAGGACATCCCCTGGAACACGGTGTACGCCCAGACCCGCTGCGACAGTGCCGCCGACCGCAACACCATGCGGGAGACCCTGCTGGCCTGCAACTATGTGACCGGAGCCTCCTTTACAGAGGATGCCACCTCCATGTTCGACAACCTCATCGTGAGCCTGAACTCGGTGGTGGTGCTGATCATCGTGTGTGCTGCGGCCCTGGCGGCGGTGGTGCTGTACAACCTGATCAGCGTGAACCTGGCAGAGCGCAAAAAGGAGCTGGCCACCATCAAGGTGCTGGGCTTCTTTGATAAGGAAGTGTACCGCTACATCTTCCGGGAGATCGACCTGCTGGCCCTCATGGGCTCTTGCGTGGGCCTGCTGCTGGGCATCCCCCTGCATCAGTTCATTATCCGCACGGTGGAAATGGACCAGCTGATGTTCATCCGGACCATTGCCCCCCACAGCTATCTGCTGAGCGTGGCACTGACCATGATCTTTACCCTAGTCGTCTGCTTCGTCATGCGGCGGCATGTGAAGAAGATCAGCATGGTGGAGAGCATGAAGGCACCGGAATAA